The nucleotide sequence AATTTCTTTTGAACGGGAAGTATTTTTTGTCGAAGGAAAGAATTTGGCAAAAATTACGTATCACGCAATAATTATGAATAGTCGGAATTGGGGGTTTAATTTTTCCGATGCATCACAAATAGATAGAAAAAGAGGGTGAACCGTAGTGAAGAAAGGCAAGAAGCTCTTATCCGTTTTATTTTCCTCCTCACTCGTGCTCAGTACTTTCGTGGCTGCACCTGCAACGGGTTTGGCCAAATCAAAAGAGGACAAGCATGATCTGCATGTAGACTTGTCCACTGTTAACCTGGAGCGACTGATTAAAGGGTTAATGGAGCAAGGAATCATTGATGAAGATGCCGATCAGGAAGAGATTGACGAGGCGTTGCTCGAGTACTTGGAAGACAAAAAAGTACCGCACGGCGTTGACGAATCGAGCTCTTATGGTAGGGAAGCGAGCAGAGGGCAGCAGGCAGCATTGGCGAAGGCAGCCCAGAAAGTGGCAGAGATGGAGGAAGGCGATGAATTGCGCTCTTCCAAACGACTACATACCGATAACATCGTTGTCGCTCTTGTCGAGTTCCCAGACCGGGAGCATAACGAGTTACCAAAAGTGAGTGACTCGCTTTGGACGAAAGACTTTAACGAAAAGCATTATAAAGAGATGCTGTTTGATCAGAAGGGGTACGAAACTCCTGAAGGAATCAGCATGACAACGATGGCGAAATACTTCTATCTGCAATCGGGAAAAACATGGACGGTTGATGGTGTGGTAACGCCATGGCAAATGGCAGAGAATAGCTACAAATATTATGGAGAAAACTCGAAAGCCGGTGACGATTCCAATCCGCGCGATTTGGTAATCGAGACGCTTGAGGCAGTTGGGGAATCCATTGCCGGGAAAGAGGAATTGTACGATCAGCGTGATCCGTATGATATCGATGGTGATGGAGACCTGATGGAGCCGGATGGCAATCTGGACAACCTCATGCTCGTTCATGCAGGGATTGGAGAAGAGACAGGGGAAGACCCAGATGCGATCTGGTCTCACCGTTGGACCTTGAAAAAACCAGTGGATATTCCAGGCACAAGCCTCAAAGCGTTTGATTACATGATCCAGCCTGAAGATGGCGCACCAGGTGTATTCACTCACGAATACGGACACAATCTCGGTTTGCCAGACTTGTATGACACGACAAGAGGCGGAAAAGATTCGCCAGTAGGTGCTTGGTCCCTCATGTCGTCTGGTAGCCACACAGGTAAGGTTTTCCAAACAGAACCTACTGGCCTTGATCCTTGGTCAAAAATGGTCCTGCAGCAA is from Brevibacillus brevis and encodes:
- a CDS encoding immune inhibitor A domain-containing protein; translated protein: MKKGKKLLSVLFSSSLVLSTFVAAPATGLAKSKEDKHDLHVDLSTVNLERLIKGLMEQGIIDEDADQEEIDEALLEYLEDKKVPHGVDESSSYGREASRGQQAALAKAAQKVAEMEEGDELRSSKRLHTDNIVVALVEFPDREHNELPKVSDSLWTKDFNEKHYKEMLFDQKGYETPEGISMTTMAKYFYLQSGKTWTVDGVVTPWQMAENSYKYYGENSKAGDDSNPRDLVIETLEAVGESIAGKEELYDQRDPYDIDGDGDLMEPDGNLDNLMLVHAGIGEETGEDPDAIWSHRWTLKKPVDIPGTSLKAFDYMIQPEDGAPGVFTHEYGHNLGLPDLYDTTRGGKDSPVGAWSLMSSGSHTGKVFQTEPTGLDPWSKMVLQQMFGGNWIKPYVLDYKDVEKRKRSLRLIDASSLEKDGKVIKLNMPKVEKKPPVEPKDGGYAYFSDEGNKLNTKMTSDVIDLTGASSAAMKFDSWRSIEEGYDYVYVNVIDTDTGEKKEVQKYDDVTKGWDKEEISLNEFVGKKVQVEFNYVTDVAFVMDGFYLDNFEVEADGQVIFADDAEGEKKFKLDGFTHFDGKGKMYDAYYLVELRSHEGIDAGLKHFRRNDSFFTYDPGMVIWYFDGRYERSRDNNTSLHPGYGMLGVVDAHQEVRYWNNDEGNKKAIADSRYQVNDAAFSPNDTSGMDLDYILGTMEYEPLDGVTEFKDSDDYSMPEVPEVGKILPQIGLEIKLKRVSKKFTDATIEFSIDKD